In a single window of the Solea senegalensis isolate Sse05_10M linkage group LG1, IFAPA_SoseM_1, whole genome shotgun sequence genome:
- the LOC122781655 gene encoding zona pellucida sperm-binding protein 4-like, with the protein MMELIRSLFVVVLVVLVCEVKAQNSWAPLLQKQPPPLAPLLPQQQQKVFQPLAPFDKCQVDEHDKIQCGTPDIAAEQCENINCCFNGDLCYYGKAVTVQCTRDGQFVVVVARDATMPRIDVDSISLLESNDPSCDPSGVNSAFAIYQFPMTACGTTLKEEKGYVVYENHMSSSYEVGVGPRGSITRDSHFELLFQCKYSDMAVEALVMEVNDLPPPVPVAAAGPLRVELRLGNGQCYSKGCVEEEEAYRSFYTPEDYPVTKVLREPVYVEVHILERSDPNIVLNLAHCWATATPNPDSLPQWDLLVDGCPDRDDRYITTVVPVDGSSGLYYSSHYKRFSFKMFTFVDQNTFTPQRDTVFIHCATAVCYPSNTDSCQQPCKRQRKRAAVAAAVKSTYLNPKSVVSSGKLIMTE; encoded by the exons ATGATGGAGCTAATCAGGAGTCTGTTTGTGGTGGTTCtagttgttttggtttgtgaggTTAAGGCCCAGAATTCTTGGGCTCCACTTCTGCAAAAACAGCCGCCTCCTCTTGCTCCTTTGCTGCCTCAGCAACAGCAGAAAGTTTTTCAACCTCTCGCTCCCTTTGATAAATGCCAGGTGGACGAGCATGACAAGATTCAGTGTGGGACTCCTGATATTGCGGCTGAGCAGTGTGAAAACATAAACTGCTGTTTTAATGGGGACCTGTGCTACTATGGGAAAGCAG TGACTGTGCAGTGCACTAGGGACGGACAGTTTGTGGTGGTTGTTGCTCGAGATGCCACAATGCCGCGCATAGATGTGGATTCAATCAGTCTGCTGGAAAGTAATGATCCCTCCTGTGACCCAAGTGGTGTCAACTCTGCGTTTGCCATCTACCAGTTCCCAATGACTGCATGTGGTACTACACTCAAG GAAGAAAAGGGTTATGTGGTGTATGAGAACCACATGTCTTCCTCATATGAGGTGGGAGTTGGACCCAGAGGATCAATCACTAGGGACAGTCACTTTGA GTTATTGTTCCAGTGTAAATACTCTGACATGGCTGTGGAGGCTCTTGTCATGGAGGTAAAcgaccttcctcctcctgtacCGGTTGCTGCTGCAGGACCACTCAGAGTGGAGCTCAGACTGGGTAACGGACAGTGTTACTCAAAGGGATGTGTGGAGG AGGAGGAGGCATACAGGTCCTTCTACACTCCAGAAGACTATCCAGTTACTAAAGTGCTCAGAGAGCCTGTGTATGTTGAGGTGCACATCCTGGAGCGGTCTGATCCCAATATAGTCCTGAACCTGGCGCACTGCTGGGCCACTGCCACCCCAAATCCTGACAGCCTGCCCCAATGGGACCTTCTGGTTGATGG gtgtcctGACCGTGATGACCGTTACATAACCACAGTGGTCCCTGTGGATGGCTCTTCTGGGCTTTATTACTCATCACACTACAAACGTTTCAGCTTCAAGATGTTCACATTTGTGGATCAAAACACCTTTACTCCTCAGAGGGACACG gtcttCATCCACTGTGCTACAGCAGTGTGTTATCCCAGCAACACTGACTCCTGTCAACAACCATGCAAGCGGCAAC GAAAACGAGCTGCAGTGGCAGCTGCAGTGAAGAGCACTTACCTAAACCCCAAGTCTGTAGTCTCAAGTGGCAAGCTGATCATGACTGAGTGA